In the Calderihabitans maritimus genome, GTTCGTGAACAAGATGAAAGAATATTATCATGGAAACGACAGTTCCAAAGTAAATTAATCAGCAGGAATTTATTGGCCGGCGTTGAACCCTCTACCAAGGGGATATTTCCCGTCTTACGGGAGGTTGTTTTCTATGCAGTCTCTGGTAGAGGAGTTTCTTCATTATCTGGCCGTGGAAAGAGGCCTTTCGGAAAATACCCTGGCTTCTTACCATAACGATCTCCAGCAGTATGTTTACTACCTGGAAGAAGCCGGTGTACGCTCTTATCAGGAAACTACGCGAGGTTTATTGCTGAATTACTTATACCATCTGCAGAAAAACGGCATGTCTACTGCTACTGTATCGAGGCGGTTGGCTGCCTTGAGGTCTTTTTACCGTTTTCTTTTGGAGGAAGGGTTTATCGGCGAGGACCCGACTGCTGAATTAGAAACTCCTAAAAGGCCAAGAAAACTTCCCCAGGTCCTATCTCCTGGGGAAGTGAGTCTTTTGTTGAGACAGCCTGATTGTAGTCAGCCGGTCGGTCTCAGGGATAAAGCCATGCTCGAACTGCTATATGCCACCGGTCTGCGCGTTTCAGAACTGGTTTTCCTGGACATAAACCAGGTAAACCTGGACCTGGGGTTTGTCCGGTGTATGGGTAAAGGCTCCAAGGAGAGGATAGTACCAGTTGGAGAGGCGGCCGTTTACTACGTAGGAGAATACCTCCGCCGCGGCAGGAGAGAACTGGTCAACAATCCGGAAGAGAAATCTCTCTTCGTCAACTGCCACGGCAGGAGGCTTACCCGTCAGGGCTTCTGGAAGATCCTGAAAAAGTATGCTCGCCAAGCGGGGATAAAAAAGGAGATAACTCCTCATACTCTCCGACATTCCTTTGCCACTCATCTACTGGAAAATGGGGCGGACCTCCGTTCGGTGCAGGAGATGCTAGGTCATGCCGACATTACTACCACTCAGATTTATACCCAGTTGACTAAAGGGAAATTGCGCGAGGTTTACGATAAAACTCATCCCCGAGCCTGAAGGGTTAACTGAACAATATGGAGGCGGTGAGATGTTAGAGCGAGTAGTGCTGATAGTTCTGGACAGTGTAGGAGTGGGAGCCTTACCGGATGCCGACCGTTACGGTGACGAGGGCAGCAATACTCTCAAGCATATCGCCGAGGCGGTAGGGGGCCTTTCTTTACCTAACCTGCAGGAGTTTGGACTGGGGAATATCATCCACCTGCCCGGTGTACCGCCGGTAGATTTTCCGGTCGCTGCGTACGGTAAGATGGCCGAGCGTTCGGCGGGGAAAGATACCACTACCGGTCACTGGGAAATTGCCGGCCTGGTACTGGACAAGCCTTTCCCCACTTATCCCCAGGGGTTCCCATCCGATTTAATTTCTCGTTTTGAATCGGCGATTGGACGCAAAGTATTAGGAAATAAAGTAGCCTCGGGAACGGAGATAATCAAAGAGCTGGGAGAAGAGCACCTGCGCACCGGTTACCCGATTGTATACACTTCTGCCGACAGCGTATTTCAGGTGGCAGCCCACGAGGATATCATCCCCGTGGAGGAACTGTACCGGATATGTAAGATTGCCCGGGATATGCTGGTGGGAGAACACGCGGTGGGAAGGGTTATAGCCCGGCCTTTTATCGGAGAACCGGGCAATTTTCAACGCACCCCCCGACGGCATGATTTCTCGTTGGAGCCGGTCGGAAAGACGCTTTTGGATAACCTATACGAGAAGGGGTTTGAGGTTCTGGCTGTAGGTAAAGTCAGTGATATATTTGCCGGTCGCGGCATTACCCGCTCTTATCCTACCAAAAATAATAGTGATGGAATTGATAAAATTGTAGAAGCGCTTCAACAGCCCTTTAAAGGACTGATATTTGCTAACCTGGTGGATTTTGACATGGTTTACGGCCACCGGAACGATCCTGAAGGTTATGCCGGGGCTTTGGAAGAATTTGACCACCGCCTGCCGGAGATTTGTTCCTGTCTTAATGCTCGAGATATGCTGGTGATTACGGCTGACCACGGTTGTGACCCTACCACGGAAAGTACCGACCACTCCCGGGAGTACGTTCCTTTATTTTTCTGGGGTGACCGAATTAGAAAGGGAGTGGATCTGGGCACCCGTGACACTTTTGCCGACATTGCCGCCACTCTAGCGGACGTCTTCAGAGTGGAAAGACCTGCCAACGGTACCAGTATGGCGGATATAATATTGCTCTCGGAAGAGGAGGAGAACGGGTGAGGGCCTACGATGTTATTCTTAAGAAGCGGAATGGCGGGGAACTGACTTCCGAAGAAATCGGTTTCATGGTGAATGGCTACGTTGAAGACCGGATTCCAGATTACCAGATGTCCGCCCTGGCTATGGCCATCTATTTCCAGGGGCTTAACGAGCGAGAAACTACCGATTTAACTAGGTTTATGGTTGAATCTGGGGATCAGGTTGATTTGAGCGGAATTCAGGGCTTCAAGGCGGACAAGCACAGTACCGGAGGGGTCGGCGATAAAACCACTCTGGTTTTAGCCCCTCTGGTGGCGGCAGCAGGAGTTAAAGTGGCCAAAATGTCCGGCCGGGGTTTAGGACATACCGGCGGCACCCTGGACAAGTTGCAGTCAATTCCCGGCTTTTCCGTAGAGTTTACTCCTCAAGAGTTCGTTGATATAGTTAACCGAGTGGGAGTGGCTGTTGTAGGGCAAACAGGAAACCTGGTACCTGCCGACAAAAAGCTGTACGCTTTGCGAGACGTCACGGCAACGGTAGACAGCCTCCCTCTTATCGCCTCCAGTGTAATGTCTAAGAAAATTGCGGCCGGAGCCGATGCCATCCTTTTGGACGTAAAAGTAGGCAGCGGCGCTTTTATGAAGCGACTTGAAGATGCCGTCGCCTTGGCCCGCCTGATGGTAAATATCGGTTCTCGCCTGGGGCGCAATACCCGGGCGGTAATAACGAATATGGACCAGCCCTTGGGAAGGAGTGTAGGTAACGCCCTGGAAGTGAGAGAAGCCATTGAAACTCTTCAGGGTAGAGGGCCGGAGGACCTTACTGAACTATGCCTGATTTTAGGGGGACACATGCTTCACCAGGCAGGCCGGTGCAAGGTCCCGGAAGAGGGCAAAAAATACCTCGAAAAATTACTTGACCGGGGCGATGGTCTGGCCAAATTGAAAGAAATGATAGCTGCCCAGAAGGGTTTGCCTGAGGTAGTGCATAACCTGGAACTTTTGCCCCAAGCTCCCTGTCAAGAAGAATTCCGGTCACCGGCTGAAGGGGTGGTGGAGAAAATTAACGCCGAAGCTGTAGGCCTGGCCGCTATGATCCTGGGTGCCGGGCGGGAGACTAAAGAATCCTCTATTGACTTGAGCGCAGGAATTGTCCTGCATAAGAAAGTTGGAGATGCGGTGGCCAAAGATGAAGTGCTGGCCGTATTACATAGCAGCGAACGCTGGCGAATTGAGGCTGCTCGGGAGAAATTACGCGAGGCTTATATAATTTCTAATCAGGAGGTCAAGCCGCAACCCCTTATATATGAGGTTATAAGCGAGGAAAACTGAAAGCGGTTCCTGAAAAGTATTATCCCCCGATCTCTGCAGTTTTGGTATGGGAATAGTTTAAAACGACCATACTAAGAAGGGCACAACGTGGAGAAGGGGGAAATTTTTATGCGAAAGAGAATTGCGGTTGCCATACTGGTTGTATTGTTCCTACCTTTTCTGAATGTGGGTGTAGCGGCAGCTCAACTGGATATTGAGGCCAGAAGTGCTATCTTAATGGACGCGGCTTCCGGGAAAATTCTTTTTGAAAAGAATGCCCATGAGAAATGGTACCCCGCCAGCATGACCAAAATCATGACGTTGACTTTGGCCTTGGAAGCGGTAGAGGAAGGTAAGGTTAGCCTGCAAGATATGGTAATAGCCAGTGAGCATGCCTCCAGTTACGGGGGATCTCAAGTTTGGTTGGAACCGGGCGAAGAGTTTACCCTGGAAAAAATGCTTATCGGTATAGCCGTGGGTTCGGCCAATGACTGCTCGGTGGCTGTAGCCGAGTACATAGCCGGCTCGGAAGAAGCATTCGTGGAAATGATGAATCAACGGGCTCGAGAATTAGGCGCCCAAAACACTCATTTTGCCAATTCGCACGGCCTTCATGATGAAAACCATTATACCACGGCCTACGACATGGCCCAGATTGCACGCCATGCTCTTACTTTACCGAAGCTTAGAGAACTGGCGGCCATGAAGAGTTACCAGTTCCGCGGTGACCCTAAACCGCTGGTCCTTTGGAATTACAATAAACTTCTCTGGTGGTACCCAGGGGCCGACGGCATCAAGACGGGCTATACGAGTAAAGCCCGGTACAACCTTACTGCTACTGCCGAGAGAGACGGACTGCGGCTGATTGCTGTAGTCATGGGAGTGGATAAAAGAAACGGCCACTTTGCCGAAGCTATGAAGCTGTTCAACTACGGGTTTGCTCGTTACGGCTTCAAGAAATTCTACGAGGCGGGTGAACTGGTTACCAGTCTTCCTGTAAGCAAAGGCAGTCAGGATACATTGGACCTGTTGGCTAAAGATAAGATAGGAGTCATCATGCCCAAAGGAAAAGACGAAGGATTAAACCTTAAATTAGAGGTGCCGTCGATGGTTAACGCCCCCGTAGCGGAAGGACAGCAGGTAGGAGAAGCCGTTATCATGCAGGAGAATAAAGAACTGGCCAGATTTCCGTTGGTGGCGGCCCAGGCGGTCGAACGGGCCACGTTCTGGCGCCAGACAGGCAAGGTATTTAGCCAAGTCTTAACCATAGGGGACAAAAGATAAAAGTCCCTACGGCGGGTTATCTGGAAATAATAAAGAGAGAGTCTGTTTTCCATGCAGACTCTCTTTTTTCATATGCTTACGAGGTGGGTTTTTAGTAAGTGTGGTTGTCGACATAAAAGTGCGGGTAGGTCGAAAATTCAGAAATTTTGTGCTAATCAGAAGGAATTTCCAGGCGTATTATGGAATGATTTCTCATAAGTTTAATTAGGAGCCGGTTGTCCGGTCTCTGACCCGAAGCCGGGGTTTTTAGGGAGGGGGGGTGGTTGATGCAGATGTAAAGTAAATTAGAGGGCCGCGGGGTTTTGGGTAAAAAGTTCAAGAAGGGGGGAGAAACTGTGAACTCCTTAATAGTTGCTCTCGTTGCTTATGTCGGCTTTCTTATTGCCTACCGGCTGTATGGTACGTTTATCAGCGAGCGGATTTTTGGCTTGGATGCCAGTCGGAAGACTCCGGCCCATGAATTTAACGATGGAGTGGACTATGTTCCTACTAAACCGGAAATCCTATTCGGGCATCATTTTACTACTATTGCCGGTGCAGGACCGATTGTAGGACCGGCCATAGCTGTGATCTGGGGTTGGGTCCCGGCACTACTATGGATCTTTTTCGGTTCTATCTTTATGGGGGCTATTCATGACTTCGGCTCGCTGGTGATTTCCGCCCGGCACCAGGGTAAATCGGTCAGCCGGATTACCTCCGATCTCTTGGGACCGCGGGCAGGAACCTTATTCTTAATATTGACTGCCTTCGCCCTGTTAATCGTAATTGCTGTGTTCTGCCTGGTTATTGCCGTGTTGTTTGATATGTTCCCGCAGAGTGTGCTGCCCATCTGGGTTGAGGTACCTGTAGCCATTGCTATAGGTTACTGGATTTATAGAGGTTCCGGTAATCCCACTATAGCCGGAATTATAGCCATCATCATTTTGTACATCTTTGTAATTATCGGCGTTTATGTACCCCTGAAGATGCCTGGGTTTATTGCCGGTAATCCGATCATGACCTGGACCGTCATCTTGCTCATCTACGCTTACATT is a window encoding:
- the xerD gene encoding site-specific tyrosine recombinase XerD, which codes for MQSLVEEFLHYLAVERGLSENTLASYHNDLQQYVYYLEEAGVRSYQETTRGLLLNYLYHLQKNGMSTATVSRRLAALRSFYRFLLEEGFIGEDPTAELETPKRPRKLPQVLSPGEVSLLLRQPDCSQPVGLRDKAMLELLYATGLRVSELVFLDINQVNLDLGFVRCMGKGSKERIVPVGEAAVYYVGEYLRRGRRELVNNPEEKSLFVNCHGRRLTRQGFWKILKKYARQAGIKKEITPHTLRHSFATHLLENGADLRSVQEMLGHADITTTQIYTQLTKGKLREVYDKTHPRA
- a CDS encoding phosphopentomutase; the encoded protein is MLERVVLIVLDSVGVGALPDADRYGDEGSNTLKHIAEAVGGLSLPNLQEFGLGNIIHLPGVPPVDFPVAAYGKMAERSAGKDTTTGHWEIAGLVLDKPFPTYPQGFPSDLISRFESAIGRKVLGNKVASGTEIIKELGEEHLRTGYPIVYTSADSVFQVAAHEDIIPVEELYRICKIARDMLVGEHAVGRVIARPFIGEPGNFQRTPRRHDFSLEPVGKTLLDNLYEKGFEVLAVGKVSDIFAGRGITRSYPTKNNSDGIDKIVEALQQPFKGLIFANLVDFDMVYGHRNDPEGYAGALEEFDHRLPEICSCLNARDMLVITADHGCDPTTESTDHSREYVPLFFWGDRIRKGVDLGTRDTFADIAATLADVFRVERPANGTSMADIILLSEEEENG
- a CDS encoding pyrimidine-nucleoside phosphorylase; this encodes MRAYDVILKKRNGGELTSEEIGFMVNGYVEDRIPDYQMSALAMAIYFQGLNERETTDLTRFMVESGDQVDLSGIQGFKADKHSTGGVGDKTTLVLAPLVAAAGVKVAKMSGRGLGHTGGTLDKLQSIPGFSVEFTPQEFVDIVNRVGVAVVGQTGNLVPADKKLYALRDVTATVDSLPLIASSVMSKKIAAGADAILLDVKVGSGAFMKRLEDAVALARLMVNIGSRLGRNTRAVITNMDQPLGRSVGNALEVREAIETLQGRGPEDLTELCLILGGHMLHQAGRCKVPEEGKKYLEKLLDRGDGLAKLKEMIAAQKGLPEVVHNLELLPQAPCQEEFRSPAEGVVEKINAEAVGLAAMILGAGRETKESSIDLSAGIVLHKKVGDAVAKDEVLAVLHSSERWRIEAAREKLREAYIISNQEVKPQPLIYEVISEEN
- a CDS encoding D-alanyl-D-alanine carboxypeptidase family protein; this translates as MRKRIAVAILVVLFLPFLNVGVAAAQLDIEARSAILMDAASGKILFEKNAHEKWYPASMTKIMTLTLALEAVEEGKVSLQDMVIASEHASSYGGSQVWLEPGEEFTLEKMLIGIAVGSANDCSVAVAEYIAGSEEAFVEMMNQRARELGAQNTHFANSHGLHDENHYTTAYDMAQIARHALTLPKLRELAAMKSYQFRGDPKPLVLWNYNKLLWWYPGADGIKTGYTSKARYNLTATAERDGLRLIAVVMGVDKRNGHFAEAMKLFNYGFARYGFKKFYEAGELVTSLPVSKGSQDTLDLLAKDKIGVIMPKGKDEGLNLKLEVPSMVNAPVAEGQQVGEAVIMQENKELARFPLVAAQAVERATFWRQTGKVFSQVLTIGDKR